One region of Wyeomyia smithii strain HCP4-BCI-WySm-NY-G18 chromosome 3, ASM2978416v1, whole genome shotgun sequence genomic DNA includes:
- the LOC129730114 gene encoding ATP-binding cassette sub-family B member 6 — MQPLQYCPTNVSMSVVWFNHGISQCFLDTVSSATIGGFLLLFGTIQLIMYRRYGTEINPTQIGRSKMYNFQLFLLVLLPLLALVRFILEGFVFEDAQVYGFMILSLCITLFMYPYSILLLVKERYYLLPSLPTRGHGLVLLLFWTLLFIAQNILFVNLNYEKAWFHLTSVKDKVEFTLFVMRYTATLFIFVIGLKAPAITSTWLDDVYQTLTPQDQETQSTFRGAWNKMRTLMPFLWPKKDFLLQFRVLFCFGLLLSGRVINLYVPIYNKKIVDSLSDRPISFRWDWILLYVAFKFLQGGGTGSMGLLNNLRSFLWIRIQQYTTREIEVELFRHLHGLSLRWHLNRKTGEVLRVMDRGTDSINNLLNYILFSIAPTIVDILIAVVFFILAFNWWFGLIVFVTMTLYVVATIMVTEWRTKFQRRMNLADNEQKARSVDSLLNFETVKYYGAEQYEVDCYREAILKFQAEEWRSSITLNILNTMQNVIVCAGLLAGSLLCAYLVVYEEGLTVGDYVLFASYIIQLYVPLNWFGTFYRAIQKNFVDMENMFDLMREEQEVIDAPGAGELAVIRGGSIDFSDVTFGYSSERFVLRNVTFSVPAGKTVAIVGPSGAGKSTIMRLLFRFYDVENGSISIDGQNIKTVKQASLRKAIGVVPQDTVLFNNTIKYNIQYGRVNAPEEDVLLAAKSADIHDKILTFPEKYDTQVGERGLRLSGGEKQRVAIARTILKSPFIVLLDEATSALDTQTERNIQSALAKVCASRTTLIIAHRLSTIIHADNILVLNDGVIVEQGRHEELLEKQGVYADMWNQQLKNLEAGNGQPTPSALTNGGPTTTASTVSAMPHHHGHHGHH; from the exons ATGCAGCCACTCCAATACTGTCCGACCAACGTGTCGATGTCGGTAGTTTGGTTCAACCACGGTATCTCGCAATGCTTTCTGGACACGGTGTCATCTGCCACCATTGGTGGCTTTCTGCTGCTGTTCGGTACTATACAGCTGATAATGTATCGGCGCTATGGAACGGAAATCAATCCCACCCAGATTGGACGATCAAAAATGTATAACTTTCAGCTGTTTCTGCTGGTGCTTCTACCGTTGCTAGCGTTGGTGCGCTTTATTCTGGAAGGGTTTGTGTTTGAGGATGCCCAAGTATACGGATTTATGATTCTGTCCTTGTGCATAACCCTGTTCATGTATCCATATTCGATATTATTACTGGTGAAGGAACGCTACTATTTGCTACCCTCGCTACCAACTCGCGGGCATGGTTTAGTACTGTTGCTGTTTTGGACCTTGTTGTTTATTGCCCAGAATATCTTGTTTGTTAATTTGAACTACGAGAAAGCCTGGTTTCATCTAACTTCGGTGAAAGACAAGGTAGAGTTCACCCTGTTTGTTATGCGTTACACTGCTACGCTGTTCATCTTTGTTATTGGACTAAAAGCACCGGCCATAACGTCGACTTGGTTAGACGACGTATATCAGACGCTGACACCACAGGATCAGGAAACCCAGTCCACGTTCCGAGGAGCATGGAACAAGATGCGAACACTGATGCCCTTTTTGTGGCCCAAGAAAGACTTCCTGTTACAGTTTCGAGTACTATTTTGCTTTGGTTTGCTGCTGTCTGGTCGTGTAATCAACTTATATGTACCGATCTACAACAAAAAGATAGTCGATAGTCTGTCGGATCGACCTATAAGCTTTCGTTGGGATTGGATTCTCCTGTACGTTGCTTTCAAATTTCTGCAAGGTGGTGGAACGGGCTCGATGGGACTGCTGAACAATTTGCGCAGCTTTTTGTGGATACGCATTCAGCAGTACACAACGCGGGAGATCGAGGTTGAGCTGTTCCGGCACCTGCACGGTTTATCGCTGCGGTGGCATCTTAATCGAAAAACTGGTGAAGTGTTGCGCGTGATGGATCGTGGTACCGATAGCATTAACAACCTGCTGAATTATATACTGTTTTCGATTGCGCCGACTATTGTGGACATTCTGATTGCGGTCGTGTTCTTCATTCTTGCCTTCAACTGGTGGTTTGGATTGATCGTGTTCGTGACAATGACGTTGTATGTTG TTGCCACTATCATGGTTACGGAGTGGCGTACCAAATTCCAGCGGCGCATGAACCTGGCCGATAACGAACAGAAGGCCCGCAGTGTCGATTCGCTGTTGAACTTCGAAACGGTTAAGTACTACGGTGCCGAACAGTATGAGGTGGACTGTTACCGGGAGgcgattttgaaatttcaa gCTGAGGAGTGGCGTTCTTCAATCACGCTAAACATACTGAACACGATGCAGAACGTCATCGTATGCGCTGGTTTATTGGCTGGATCATTGCTGTGTGCTTATTTGGTGGTGTACGAGGAAGGTCTCACGGTTGGTGATTACGTTTTGTTTGCTAGTTACATTATTCAGCTATATGTGCCCCTGAATTGGTTTGGAACGTTCTACCG GGCAATTCAAAAGAACTTTGTCGATATGGAAAACATGTTTGACCTAATGCGAGAAGAACAGGAAGTGATCGATGCACCGGGAGCTGGTGAGCTGGCCGTAATCCGAGGAGGATCAATTGATTTCTCCGATGTTACCTTCGGGTATTCATCAGAGCGATTCGTTTTGCGCAATGTCACATTTTCCGTTCCGGCTGGTAAAACCGTGGCCATTGTCGGTCCATCCGGTGCTGGCAAGAGCACAATTATGCGTTTGCTTTTCCGCTTCTACGATGTCGAAAATGGTTCTATTTCGATTGACGGTCAAAACATCAAAACAGTCAAACAGGCTTCGCTTCGGAAGGCAATCGGTGTGGTTCCCCAAGACACCGTACTGTTCAATAATACCATAAAATATAATATTCAGTACGGTCGCGTGAATGCTCCAGAAGAAGATGTGTTACTAGCTGCGAAAAGCGCTGATATCCACGACAAGATTCTCACTTTCCCTGAGAAGTACGACACTCAAGTCGGAGAACGTGGTCTTCGATTGAGCGGGGGTGAGAAACAACGAGTTGCGATTGCCCGAACGATCCTGAAGTCACCGTTTATTGTTTTGCTTGATGAAGCGACCAGTGCACTAGATACTCAAACGGAGCGAAACATCCAATCGGCACTTGCCAAGGTTTGCGCTAGTCGGACTACTCTTATCATAGCCCATCGTCTTTCGACAATTATCCATGCGGATAATATTCTCGTGCTGAACGATGGTGTTATTGTCGAACAAGGTCGTCATGAAGAGCTACTAGAGAAACAGGGTGTGTACGCCGACATGTGGAATCAACAGTTGAAAAACCTGGAAGCTGGTAACGGCCAACCGACACCATCCGCTTTGACCAACGGGGGACCTACGACCACTGCGAGCACTGTGTCAGCTATGCCTCACCACCATGGTCACCATGGTCATCATTAG
- the LOC129730121 gene encoding alpha-tocopherol transfer protein-like gives MSIRVDENNHPYIELGNGFTIRFNRAAYEEDKRLREKATVSKETEAALAEFRRLAESKPRFNLVVDQTNWTVMVHLLCYENDARKAFGMLEYGYSLLSREPVYVMPYSRIRHVYEEGFIRYLPECDDEKVVIIIIEMGGRWDPSRIPITEFVSAIRISGILTMVLPNAQKHGYRIIYDVEGLSMRQIAHISPKVSSVLFDMMENCTPIVTKGMHTVNNGVMYNVLFAIFKQFMSKEMRDKCYIHGKDWQSLTKFINPRCLPPKYGGTSTAPDCDGKLMAKYLENYQGYVEEYNSFGYTGPPVPK, from the exons ATGTCTATACGGGTCGATGAGAACAATCATCCCTACATAGAGTTGGGAAATGGTTTCACCATAAGATTCAATCGAGCAGCTTATGAGGAAGACAAACGATTAAGAGAGAAGGCTACAGTGTCAAAGGAAACGGAGGCGGCCTTGGCAGAGTTTCGACGGCTTGCGGAATCGAAACCGCGCTTTAACCTTGTGGTCGACCAGACCAACTGGACGGTGATGGTACATCTACTTTGTTACGAAAATGATGCACGTAAAGCTTTTGGCATGCTCGAGTACGGTTACTCTTTGCTGAGCAGGGAACCCGTCTATGTGATGCCTTATTCTAGGATTCGACATGTATATGAGGAGGGTTTTATCCGTTACTTGCCCGAGTGTGACGACGAGAAAGTTGTAATTATTATAATCGAAATGGGTG GTCGATGGGATCCGTCCAGAATACCCATAACCGAGTTCGTATCCGCCATCCGGATAAGCGGCATCCTCACGATGGTTCTACCGAACGCCCAGAAGCATGGTTACCGGATTATTTATGACGTCGAAGGATTGTCAATGCGCCAAATAGCGCATATTTCACCTAAAGTTTCCAGCGTTCTGTTCGATATGATGGAAAACTGTACCCCTATTGTAACAAAAGGAATGCATACCGTCAACAATGGTGTCATGTACAATGTTCTGTTTGCGATCTTCAAACAATTTATGAGCAAAGAAATGCGAGACAAGTGTTATATACATGGCAAAGACTGGCAATCACTGACTAAATTTATTAATCCGCGCTGTTTGCCACCCAAATACGGAGGAACGTCAACTGCCCCAGATTGTGATGGAAAGTTAATGGCGAAATACTTGGAAAATTACCAGGGTTACGTTGAAG AGTACAACTCCTTTGGTTACACGGGCCCGCCAGTTCCCAAGTGA
- the LOC129730122 gene encoding alpha-tocopherol transfer protein-like translates to MSIRVDENNRPYIELGNGFAIRLNRAAYEEDKRLRVNVTLPEETAAAFAEFRRLAESKTTLNYVVDLSNYTAMVHLICYENDARKAFNTLDHGYRLRYREPTYVMPYAKIRHVYEQGFIRYLPECDDENVVIVVVEMGSRWDPSRISIVEFVTAIRISGILIMLIPKAQKYGYRVIYDVDGLSMRQIAHFSPRVSNVLFDLIENCTPVSIEGMHTVNNGVMYNVLFAIFKQFMSKGMRQKCCMHGKDWQSLAKYINPRCLPPRYGGTSAAPDCDGKLLAEYLDNYQGYVEEYNSYGYTGPPDPK, encoded by the exons ATGTCTATTCGAGTCGATGAGAACAATCGTCCATACATAGAGTTGGGAAATGGCTTCGCCATACGCCTCAATCGAGCAGCTTACGAGGAAGACAAACGGTTAAGAGTGAACGTTACTTTGCCGGAGGAAACGGCGGCAGCCTTCGCGGAGTTTCGACGACTTGCGGAATCGAAAACGACCTTGAACTATGTGGTCGATCTGAGCAACTATACAGCGATGGTACATTTGATTTGTTACGAAAATGATGCACGTAAAGCTTTCAACACGCTCGACCACGGTTACCGTTTGAGGTACAGGGAACCCACCTATGTGATGCCCTATGCTAAGATTCGACATGTGTACGAACAAGGTTTTATCCGTTACTTGCCCGAGTGTGACGACGAGAATGTTGTGATTGTGGTAGTTGAAATGGGCA GTCGATGGGATCCGTCCAGAATATCCATAGTCGAATTCGTTACTGCCATCCGGATCAGTGGCATCCTCATAATGCTTATTCCAAAGGCCCAGAAGTATGGTTACCGAGTTATATATGACGTCGATGGACTGTCAATGCGCCAAATAGCGCATTTTTCACCGAGAGTTTCCAACGTTCTGTTCGATCTGATCGAAAACTGTACCCCTGTTTCGATAGAAGGAATGCATACCGTCAACAACGGTGTCATGTATAATGTTCTGTTTGCGATCTTCAAACAGTTCATGAGTAAAGGGATGCGACAAAAGTGTTGCATGCATGGAAAAGACtggcaatcactggcaaaataTATCAATCCGCGCTGTTTGCCACCCAGATATGGAGGAACGTCAGCAGCCCCGGATTGCGATGGAAAGCTTCTGGCCGAGTACTTGGATAACTATCAGGGTTACGTTGAAG AATATAATTCATACGGCTATACGGGTCCACCAGATCCCAAGTGA